AGATAGTTACAGCGCAGTTTGAGTGCTATCAAAAGATAATGAAGGACAATACCCACAGCAGAGAAGGTAGcttgtcatgtttcatgtttctgAACTTTAAAGCTTCTTAGGCTAAATGGCAGCAAGAAGTAACTGGAATCCACTGCTCGCAAAACCCTACGCTTGATTGAATTTGGTTGTTGTAATACTTTTagatttattaattatttttaaatatttggaaaTTCTCGCTGACACACCATAGCTCCTAACaccttttctgttgttttagaGCCCATGTGTAATCGCACTTGGGATGGCTGGCTGTGTTGGGATGACACCAAGGCAGGTATTTCCTCAGAGCAGCACTGCCCGGACTACTTCCAGGATTTTGATCCTTCAGGTAAGATCTGTGGCTTACAGTAGTAGCTCTGAAGGTGCATTTGTACCAAGCATGTTTGGTTTTGCTTTAAAGTGGTAAACAATGTAGTATTGCACTAAAGTTGGGGGGGCTTTACAGAGACAGATGAATGAAATGACGGTttaaatcgaagcagcagacagagatatcctgactttacctttgggtcaagctccaaaaatgttGGATCCgccacttcccataatgcaacttaatAACATCTTTCATTGATGTGTCTTAAACTGACAATGCAAGCTTCTTTGGGCATCTATTAATTGTGTTTCCATGTGTGCAGTGGTGTATGtgcgtgaatgtgtgtataaCAGTAAATTAGTTTTAATTGCTGGAAGATTCTGAGCCACATCCTTCAACAGGATATGCAGATATATAATTAGATTCAGTCCCTCTAATCATGGCCCTCAGTAGTTTCAGGTGTAttgatgtgtttgtttcatgGAGTCTCAGAACCTGATTTTAACTGTATGGGTCTGCGGGGGACAGCTTCTGAATCTGTCTTTAAACAGTCTGGTTGTGTGTCAAAGGGGAACTTCTTCTTGACTTTATTTTCAATAGCACTCTTCcttttggttttatgttttacttACGTAGCCCCTAGTTTTTCACCTGCATCGCTGCAAATATGAAATACCAAGAAATATCCTCTGAGATTCAGTCTACAGGACTGAaatattcttaaaaaaacatgtatgtatCATTTTTACCTGCAGAGATGGTTACAAAGATTTGCACAGACAGCGGTCATTGGTTCCTGCATCCAGAGAGCAACCGGACTTGGACCAACTACACCCGCTGCAATGAACACACCAATGAAGGCAGAGTGGTAGGTCACTTTATGAAATGGCATTGAATGCATATAGAATGTAAAGAACTTAGTCACTGATCTTATAGTAGATATCTGGGCAGTTACTGTATATCTGCAATGGTGAGAGGACAGTAAAAGATCAATGTGCATATCATACGCATCATTTCGTGGCGGCAGCAGACCGTTATTTCTCATACATATATTTAACTAAATAGCACACTTGTAAGTGTCATGCTCATGTTGGCTGAAATGTACTGATCTGTAGCGAGGCTAAACATGTGCAGTTTGTCTTGCGGGTGGCCCAAGAGGTAAAACACATGAGGTCGTTAAAGCAgtgaaacaaaatcaaaatggtTTATCCTCTGTAGATGCCTCTGGGTGGACATTTTGGCCTAAAGGTGGTGCAAGCAGAAGGGTCAGGGGATGAAAACATTACAACTCATCATCAAATGGAAATTCACCAGAATCATTCCATTACAacattctctggggaccatctGGCCTTTTCCCTTAGTCACACATTTCCTATTCAGAGTgactatttaacatttaacacttTTACATGATGATGAATGTCATCCTTACATAAATTAGGGATTTACTGTAGGAGTAAGGAGCATTTTTATATTGTCTCACAGCATGAGTAGTCATTAGGAGACCCAGATAATCTcatttgtgtctcttttttcattccagACTGCAATGAATCTTTTCTACTTAGCTCTCATAGGACATGGACTGTCACTGACCTCCCTCTTCATCTCGCTCGGAATATTCTTCCATTTCAAGTGAGTCAGCAAACCTCGTCTTAACATGCTTTATAGacagatattttgtttgtttgtttgtttgtttgtttcgcCTGAATTAATAGCATTGTGATGTAAATGTCGCCTTTCTCTTCTTGCAGGAGTTTAAGTTGCCAAAGGATCACGCTTCACAAAaacctcttcttttcttttgttctgaaCTCTGTGATCACCATCATTTGGTTGACGGCAGTGGCAAACAACCAGGAGCTGGTGCAGAGGAATCCAGTgagtgtttatgtatttatttgtagtttatttgttctaattaatttgtattatttttacattcatatcGTAGATTCTCTACCAGTTTGAGCAGCGATTTGAGCTGTTTGCTTTGTCATCCTAGTTTCAGTATTAAAATCTGTAAAAGCACTGCCCCCATCTCCACGAGTGCAGTGGAATTCTATAatagctttatttttttaaatgtatttatttatatatttcacataACTGTGAAAGCACTGCACAAGGAAATAAGATAAGTAGAATAGAATATGTAACAGCCACCATCCAAAtccattatgtgtgtgtgtttcttcctcAGACGAGCTGTAAAGTCTCCCAGTTCATTCATCTGTACCTGTTTGGCTGCAATTACTTCTGGATGCTGTGTGAGGGAATATACCTGCACACTCTCATCGTGGTGGCTGTGTTTGCTGAGAAGCAGCACCTGATGTGGTACTATCTTTTAGGCTGGGGTAAGTCACAGGATAATGTGACGGGTCAATGGAAGTCGCTCTCTGTGCTGTGAAAAAAGTTCAATTGTTAGAGTCAGTCTCTTCATTctagtttatttaaaacaaagaaaaccaggTTTGGTATGTCTACTTACGGCTGAGCTTGAGTTTGTGGACTAAAAAACTGAGTTTCACACAACTTGGggctgtttttgttattttggccATCTCGGAAGTCTCAGAATTCGGCAGCATTACTAAAGTTCAGCAGGGCTTATTTGGCAATGAATGGTAAAATTACTGCTATTACACTTTTGGGTTTACCTCGGTTTAGGTGCTCTGGTTAAACTTTTGGCTTATTTCCAATTTGTGTGATTGTCTTACTGCTTGCCCCATTGCACATTTTTGTAgtaaaaagttgttttaaaCCAGAATTGTACTTTTAAAGGGAAGTCTGACTGCAAGGCTTAATAGCTTAAACTGCAActgtaattcattatttttatttatttatttgtaggCTTTCCTCTCATTCCGGCTTCCATACATGCCGTTGCTCGAAGTTACTACTACAACGACAAGTAAGCATTCAAGTGCATGATCTATTACACTAAATATTACAGCTTATAATAATAtatgcaataaaatatattaagtgACAgccaaacaacaataataataataatagaggTGAATTGTATACATATGTAAGATCACAGTAATATATTCAGTAAATATGGTTAAGATGGTCTAAAATGATCTGAAGTTTGTTTATCTGCATTTTGCAGAAGTTCAACAAAACATTCAACCTCGCTGACAGCATCTTTTATCAATCCCCCCACTAAACTGTTCATGCTAGTTTATTTCTCAGAAAAGCCATTGATCTCCATCATGGGTCAGCTCTCATGTGATGCTCTGATACTGTTGTGCAaacctttctcctctcttccctgCTGTAGCTGTTGGATTAGCTCCAAAACATCACTACTCTACATCATCCATGGTCCCATCTGTGCTGCTCTTTTGGTAAGAAGTTTCAGTCTTTTTCCTGACACAAGTCAATTACAGCAAAGTAAATCCCAATAATGTCTATTTACTAAAGTGAACTAACTGATTTGTTCCATATTTCTCTTTGTTGACTGTTTTGATTGCGCAATGAGCAAAAACAGTCTGCTTATGCCTTCTGAGTGGACACTGTGGGAGGCCTGAAAGCAGGACACAGTTTCATAGCATGCATAATTGCGTTTATCTTATGAAATCAATGCATCTGCCCATCTAAGGATCCACTCACTGGTCCCCAGACCTATTTCACATTCTAGGAACTCACCTAATCAGCACAGCCAGGGCATGCTTCAGAGAAAAatagtcccttaagactctcgcAGGACTAAATGTTCAGTGCTCAAATAACCTTTATAGGGATTTGTTCAGGTTTCAGGCCCATAAAAGGTCTTGTTGTTAAAAGGTTGTTTTGCTCATAattgatattttgtttaaaCCTTACTCGTACTGGGCAGTGTAGGAATGAAATTATGTGGCAAATAACTTTGTGTCCTTTTATGATGGTAAGAGTATGTGCCTGAAACATTTATAGTGTTTAGGGGTTAGTGGTTAGGCTTAAGGACTGTCATAGATATGATTTCCAACCTGTAACCATCATAAAACCATCCTGTCTGCTCAAGGCTTTTTCTGCTGTATATTTTTAAGGTATTAAGAGGGTGAATTTACAACTCATCCCAAGTAAGTCTTTAACCAGCTGACAGCAGCTAATAGCCGGAATATTATGCTGATTTATTGATGGCCTCTCTGCCGCTATCCTCCGCAGGTCAATTTGTTCTTTCTACTAAACATCGTGCGAGTGCTCATCACCAAACTGAAGGTGACCTATCAAGCGGAGTCTAGTCTCTACATGAAAGCTGTGAGAGCCACCCTCATCCTGGTCCCTCTTCTGGGAATTCAGTATGTCCTGCTTCCCTACAAGCCAGAGGGGCGGGTCTCCTCTGAAATATACGACTACATCATGCACATAGTAATGCATTACCAGGTGAGACGATGGTCAACGGTCATTGTGAAGGTTTGAGTTGAATGGTATTTTATCCAGCCAAAACAGCACCTGGACTATGAGATTTGAGAAGTGTTTCAATTGTGGCTGAGTAATGGTTACCAGTTTCTTAGAGCATTTCCATAGAGCTGTACATTATGCCATGCTTTCTAATTGCATGCCCAGAGTTTTTTTTAGAATGGTTTACAGTCTTTTGCATGCActgcagttttcctgtgcaCCATTTGTGAAGTCCTGTTGTTCTTGTAACATGTATATCATTTATTGAGACTTGATTACAGGTTAGTGGCTGGCTCTCTCCTCCAATGCccgaaacatttattttactaaaaTGAACTGTTGCCTGGGCATAAACTTTGCTTTATTAAgctattaaaatattataaaatattctaTCAAATATTTTCTTAGCTTTCAGTAAAAGCAGAGCTTTCATTCTCATCTGCTGATGAGACTTTGTTTATGTTGTAGTGCAGGgaagaacagcaggaaggaaggCATGTATTATCTGAGCTGAAAAGGGGCTGAAATCAGCTGGATGTTTGCGAGGTGTTATCTGACCATCCTGAGCTGTCCCAGCATAGGAGGCCCAGGGAGAAAGTCTTAAGCAACAGCCCGAATCAGATCTCTGAATTTGATCTGCTTCACAGGAGATTGTTGATGCTTAAGACTagttactttctctttttcatgtgtttcattttttgaatttcAGGGTCTGCTGGTGGCCACCATCTTCTGCTTTTTCAACGGAGAAGTAAGATGACTTATGCCTTTtcactatgttttttttttaagacctgcatgcacacatacacacactcatccatACTTCCCCTTTGTGATCAGGGATAGACTAGGCAGCTTCCTCTGCATGACCCTCTGAGCAGGATGGTGAACTAGGGGAATTTCTTGTCAGGCTTAGTCCTCCGAGGTTTTTGCTGGGGTTTAAAGATTGTTTACTGTTGGCAAACAGCCATGGAGTGTACACTGATTTCTATTATGCAGATAATTGATATGCATACAAAATAGCTTGTTTTTGCCTGAAGCGAATGTCTTCAAGAGCCACTGAATAACTCCTATTTACACTGTGAAAAAGGGTTAGCACATAGTGGAGCTTTTCTGCTATCTCATATAATTAGATTCAAAGTTCTTATAATAATCCTCATTATACGCTCAAAGAAACAGTGAAATTGTATAACATTTTTAGGAACGTATGCccataaaatgtatgtatatagatATTTGATCAATTTGATATTTGATGGCAAGAGTCCAAACAAGAGTCCAAAAGCTTCAAATGTATTTAGAAATTGttgaacacatacagtatatccaaattgtttttaaagggACACGTCTGTCTTCCCAAAAATGTACTATATtgcaaaaaaatacatcaagagcatacaatttaaaaagagaacaaacaaaTTACCATTTTTGAGAGAATAgtaaacattttgagaaattgcttattttctttcttcatgagagtaagatgagaagattaatagcTGTCATTGCAAGAAGTATGGAGTTGgtttttagcctagcttagcatgaaaactggaagcagggggaaacaactagccgactgactctgtccaaagtgaaaaaatgtgcattgtatctcatttgtttaatttgtaaaaatggCAGTTTGTATAGTTTCAGAGGGAGTTGTGCTGGAAAtattttttgacaaacaaatgTATCCATGCATCTAGCATTTCTGTACAGCTATAGTGCAGGTTGCCAGATATTACAGCTAACAAATATTTACAGGTCATAATACcacaaatttacatttctgtttatatgtagattaaacaaaagagatacaGCTTGTTAATTAGTCAGCTCGGTAgactttttttcactttggacagaaccatgCTAGCTCTTTgcccctgcctccagtcttgGAGGCTAACCATGTCTCAGCTCTAGCTCCTTGAGCAGGGACACCTGATTGATATGGCATTCAGTGGCACCTGAAGTTCATTTAAAGTCCTTCTGTGTTGAGGGATCAGTCATTTCAAGAagaagttcaacattttgaaatacacttatttgcttctTCTCAGAGATTAAGAtgacaagacagacagacagacagacagattatCATCCCGGTGCATTAATTacagagctggagccaggaaactattagcctagcttagcataaaggctggaagcaAGGGTAAactagctagcctggctctctccaaagttcaaaaatccaCCCAGTTGTTATTTGCCAGTAACTTCCCAACTTCAGCCAGTGTAGATGCTGCACAGAAGTACTGGttggatggataaactgttgtttgtcaagaattAGTTCACTAGGTAACTttctctaaaaccacaaatagttCTTTTATAATTTATGTTTGTTCAGTACAGCTTGTTAATTATTCAGCTTTGAGGTGTAggtaggcttttttttttttacttcggacagagccaagctacaGTAGCagtttcccccctgcttccagtctttatgctaagctaggctaatcattTCCCAGGTGTAGCTCCATActtgacacacagacatgaaactgatattgatattctcatctaactcttggaaagataagtgtatttcccaaaatgttgatctTTAAACGGTAAAAGCGTAGTTCTGTATCTAAAATGATTCATGAGCAGTCCCATTAATATGTGATATGTGGTTTCTCTGGTTAGGTCCAAGCAGTTCTGAGGAGGCACTGGAACCAGTATCATATTCAGTTTGGCAACAGTGTAGGAAACCACTCAGATGCCCTGCGTTCAGCCTCCTACACGGCTTCCTCCATCACTGAGGTACAGGGCTGCTACAGCATCGACAGCCACACAGAACACATGAACGGGAAGGGCTGCCATGACGCCGACGCCTCTATCTTAAAGTCAGACAGCCCCTTCGCCTGACGACAACACTCTCCCCAAGCCCTGCCCGCCCCATCCCCCCCTTAAAAACTGCAGCATGTTCGGAGCTCCGTGGCAACCAGGGAAACTCGCCTCTTCCTTTAGATACAATGTCAGAAGCATTGAGTGAGGAAAAGGATTTTATACCcaggctctctctctccacctaaAGGAAATTGTCACCTCTCTTTTACACCGAGACAGGCCCTTTAACAGTAATGTATGGTGAGCTCAATGCAACTATTGCTGCGCTGTGTTTTGTCTACAATTTGCAACTGAACTG
This Siniperca chuatsi isolate FFG_IHB_CAS linkage group LG12, ASM2008510v1, whole genome shotgun sequence DNA region includes the following protein-coding sequences:
- the LOC122885817 gene encoding calcitonin gene-related peptide type 1 receptor, whose translation is MAKRKMDSIGRSGMVALILLCNLTKIFVKASLEVNETQQQQQPTHVYHDMGLTRNKIVTAQFECYQKIMKDNTHSREEPMCNRTWDGWLCWDDTKAGISSEQHCPDYFQDFDPSEMVTKICTDSGHWFLHPESNRTWTNYTRCNEHTNEGRVTAMNLFYLALIGHGLSLTSLFISLGIFFHFKSLSCQRITLHKNLFFSFVLNSVITIIWLTAVANNQELVQRNPTSCKVSQFIHLYLFGCNYFWMLCEGIYLHTLIVVAVFAEKQHLMWYYLLGWGFPLIPASIHAVARSYYYNDNCWISSKTSLLYIIHGPICAALLVNLFFLLNIVRVLITKLKVTYQAESSLYMKAVRATLILVPLLGIQYVLLPYKPEGRVSSEIYDYIMHIVMHYQGLLVATIFCFFNGEVQAVLRRHWNQYHIQFGNSVGNHSDALRSASYTASSITEVQGCYSIDSHTEHMNGKGCHDADASILKSDSPFA